One window of Curtobacterium sp. 458 genomic DNA carries:
- a CDS encoding isoprenyl transferase — translation MSPRRYAESEPLRPVDWTGEQPPAIPARFVPQHVAIVMDGNGRWANQRGLTRVEGHKAGEASLLDVVAGAVQIGVKHVSAYAFSTENWKRSPEEVRFLMGFNREVLHRRRDQLNAWGVRIRWAGRAPRLWRSVVDELQTAERMTAHNDVCTLTMCVNYGGRNEIVDAVRGMAEDVAAGRLKPSQVTEKALAKRLYVPDLPDVDLFLRSSGEQRTSNFMLWQSAYAEMVFLDRLWPDFRRTDLWGAIEEYARRDRRYGGAVDAPTA, via the coding sequence ATGAGCCCACGCCGGTACGCCGAGTCCGAGCCGCTCCGACCCGTGGACTGGACGGGGGAGCAGCCGCCCGCGATCCCGGCGCGGTTCGTGCCGCAGCACGTGGCGATCGTCATGGACGGCAACGGCCGGTGGGCGAACCAGCGCGGGCTGACCCGGGTCGAGGGGCACAAGGCCGGCGAGGCCTCGCTGCTCGACGTCGTCGCCGGCGCCGTGCAGATCGGCGTCAAGCACGTGTCGGCGTACGCCTTCTCGACCGAGAACTGGAAGCGCTCCCCGGAGGAGGTCCGCTTCCTCATGGGCTTCAACCGCGAGGTCCTGCACCGCCGCCGCGACCAGCTGAACGCCTGGGGTGTTCGCATCCGCTGGGCCGGTCGCGCGCCGAGGCTCTGGCGCAGTGTCGTCGACGAGTTGCAGACGGCAGAGCGGATGACCGCCCACAACGACGTGTGCACGCTGACGATGTGCGTCAACTACGGCGGTCGCAACGAGATCGTCGACGCGGTCCGGGGCATGGCCGAGGACGTCGCCGCCGGGCGCCTCAAGCCGAGCCAGGTGACCGAGAAGGCCCTCGCGAAGCGCCTCTACGTGCCCGACCTGCCGGACGTCGACCTCTTCCTCCGGAGCTCCGGCGAGCAGCGGACGTCGAACTTCATGCTCTGGCAGTCGGCGTACGCCGAGATGGTGTTCCTCGATCGGCTCTGGCCGGACTTCCGCCGCACCGACCTGTGGGGAGCGATCGAGGAGTACGCGCGCCGCGACCGACGCTACGGCGGTGCCGTGGACGCGCCCACCGCCTGA